aacatgttgtaacctcaccatcttgcaATATTCTGGAACATCAGAATCTTGCTACATCAtcttgcagcattctgcaacatcagcgacTTGTAACCTGCAACAttcgcatcttgcaacattctgcaatatcagcattttGCAATATCCTTCAACATCAGCAATATTCTGCAACATTGGGTtcttgcaacatcggcatcttgcaacattatgcaacatAAACTTCATGCAACATTATGCAACATCGGCTTCatgcaacattctgcaccatctgaatcttgcaatatcagcatctagcaacattctgcaacatcttccaacattctgcaacatcagcatctcgaCATTCTGAAACATCAACATATTCCAATATTCTGCAACCTGAGCATCTcgacattctgcaacatcaacatcttgcaacattttgcaacatcagcatcttggaaAATTAGCATCTTATCTTGCAACATCGGTATCTATCTTGCAGCATTTTTAATGACCGACAACACTaatgtcagcatcttgcaacatcatctTGAAACATTCCTCATCAGCTTttgcaacattttgcaccatcCGCATCTTGTAACCTTGTGCAACATCCACATTGCAACAtccgcatcttgcaacatctgtATCTTATCTTGCAGCACCTTGAAAAATCTTGCAACACTTGCAGTATTCCGCAACATCAACACTCTGCAACATGCCGATACATCTGCAGCTTGTAACATTCTAcagcttgcaacattttgcaacatcagcatcttgccacATTCAGATACATCTGCAGCTTGCAACCTTATGCAACATCTGCAGCTTTAAAAATTATGCAACATTAGTTGCATCTTGCAGCATTTTGAAAATCAGCAACACTAgcgtcagcatcttgcaacataatCTTGCAACATTCCACAACATCagtctcttgcaacattctgcaccatcacaatctcgcaacattctgcaatatcaccatcttgcaacattgcaatatcagcatcttgcaacattttgcaacatcttgtaacatcaccatcttgcaatgttctgcaacatcagcagcatcttgtaacattctgcaacatcttgcaacatcagcatcttacaACATTCTGTGACatcaacattttgcaacattctgcaacatctgcatcatgcaacatcagcattttacaacattctgcaacatcagcatcttgtaaaATCAGCATATTGCAACATTCTGTAACATCGGATtcctgcaacattctgcaacataaacATCTTATAACATTTTGTAACAGCATATTGCACCATTCtttaacatcggcatcttgcacaattctttaacatcggcatcttgcaccattctgcaacatcggcatcttgcaacattctgcaacatcttgcaacatcagcatactgcaacattcttcagcatcttacatcatcagcaccttgcaacattatgcaacatcagcatcttgcaacatctgcatcttgtaacatcagcatcctgcaacattggcatcttgtaacattctacaacattggcatcttgcaacattctacaacatcggcatcttgcaaaattagcatcttatcttgcaatattctgcaatatcagcatcttgcaacattggtaTCTATTTTGCAGGATTTTTAATGATCGGCAACACTAACATCACCATCTTGCAACATTATCTTGAAACATTCCACAACATCAGATTATGCAACTTTTTGCaccatctgcatcttgcaacattcagcaacatcagcacttttgcaacattctgcaacatgcccatacatctgcagcttgtaatattctgcacCATCTGCAGCTTGCGACATTTTGCAACATCCACAACTTGTAATATCGGTATCTTGTCTTTTAGCATCTAGTAAATTCTTGTAACataagcatcttgcaacattcagatACATCCGCAgcttgcaaaattctgcaacatcagcaacttgcaacatcctgcaacagcatattgtaacatcagcatcttgcaacatgcaacattggtttcttgcagcattctgcaacattggtttcttgcaacattctgcaacatctgtttttgcaacattctgcaacaccttttttgcaacattctgcaatatctgtttcttgcaacattttgcaacatcagaatcttgcaacattctgcattatcagaatcttgcaacattcttcagcatcttgcaacattctgcaatatcagcatcttgcaacattctgcaacatcagcatcttgcaatattcttcaacatcagcatcttgcaccaTTTtgaaacatcagcatcttgcaccaTTTTGAAACATCAGTATCTTGCAAAATTggcattttgcaacattctgcaacatcataatcataaaacattctgcaacatgaacattttgcaacattctgcaacaacagcatcttgtaacattctgcaacatcggcatcttgcaacagttggtaacatcttgcaacatcagcatcttgcaacatcttgcaacattctgcaacatcagtatcAACATTCTTCAACATTGGTATCGAAATCTTGCAACACTTGCGATATtccgcaacatcaacatcttgcaacatgcCGATACATCTACAGCTCgtaacattctgcaccatctgctgcttgcaacattttgcaacatccgcAACTTGTAACATCGGTATCTTGTCTTGTAGCATTTAGAAaaatcttgcaacatcagcatcttgcaacattatgcAATTTCAGCATCTTGCAAAATTATccaacatcagtatcttgcaatATTATGAAACATCAGCATCTTTCAACATTGATACATCCGCAGCTTGCAACATTCTGATACATCCGCAGCttttaacattctgcaacatcagctgCTTTTAACAGTCTGAAAcattagcatcttgcaacattagTATCTTATCTTGCAGCATTTTGAAAATCAGCAACACTAacgtcagcatcttgcaacatcatctTGAAACATTTTGCTCCATCCGCAtcttgtaaccttctgcaacatcggcatcttccaacattctgcaacatcggcaccTTGCAACATCGGTATCTTATCTTGCAGCATCTTGAAAAAATCTTGCCACATTCCGCAACATCAGCatcatgcaacattctgcaacatcagcttcttatatgcaacattttgcaacatcagcatcttgcaacattctgcaacatgccgATAAATCCACAGCTTATAACATTCTGCACCATCCacagcttgtaacattctgcaacatcagcttcttgcaacattctgcaacatcagcatcttgcaacattcttcaatatcagcatcttgcaacattctgcagcaTCAGCATCTTGCTACACTGGCATCTTATCTTCCAACAacttgaaaaatcttgtaacattctgtaacatcagcatcttatcTTGCAGCATAGTGaattgcaacatcagcatcttgcaacattctgcagctTGTAAAAATCTGCAACATCAGCAACTTGCAATATTTTGCAGCAgcatcatcttgcaacattctacatcagcatcttgcaacattctgcagcatcagcatcttgcaacattctgcaacatgccgATAAATCcgcagcttgtaacattctgcaacataaatatcttgcaatattctgcaacatcaaaatctttcaacattctgcaacatcggcatcttgaaatatcagcatcttgcaacattctgcaacatcggcatcttgaaaCCTTCTGCAATATCAGCAATTTGCAatatcggcatcttgcaacattctgcaacatcagcattttgcaacattctgcagcaTCAGCTTCTTGCTACATTGGCATCTTATCTTCCAatatcttgaaaaatcttgtaacattctgtaacatcagcatcttatcttgcagcatattgaattgcaacatcagcatcttgcaacattctgcagctTGTAActatctgcaacatcagcatcttgcaacaataTGCAGCTTGTAAcaatctgcaacatcagcatcttgcaacattctgcagcaTCAGCATCTTATCTTCcagcatcttgaaaaatcttgcaacattagcatcttgcaacattttgcaacatcagcatcttgcaacatcggcatcttatcttgcagcatcttgaaaaagtgtaacatcagcatcttgcaacatcagcaacTTGCAATCTTGCAACATCAGCAACTTGCAACATACTCATCGTAACATTCTGCATTGCTATGTCAGCCATCTTGCAGCATTTCGGCAATGTCAGCCATCTTGCAGCATTTCGGCAATGTCAGCCATCTTGCAGCATTTCGGCTATTTCAGCCATCTTGCAGCATTTAGTCAACATCGGCCATCTGGCAGCCTTCTGCATTAACGTCAGCCTTCTTGCAATGTCAACCATTTTGCATTTGCAATATTAGCCAATTGTAATCTTCAACATCCACACCTTGTATCTTTGCAACATTGAGCAACGTCAGTCACCTCGTACCTCTGCAATACTGTGGAACGTCAGCCACCTTGAATCTCTGCAACATTGTACAATGAGCCTACAACTAGGACAATTTTTTATtagctttttaaaataaaaaacataactgCTAATTTGAATACTGTATTTTGAAAATATCCCTCTGGGTGGATAATGTTATGAATTAATCTATTGtcaagaatattaaaatcaatatgttaaaataaaatttaaaaaaaatatcaaaaagattGATTTAAGAGTTGTTCTTTGGCATCCAAAATCGAACGCCATTTAACGCCGATTGTGAAAAAAGTCAAGGttaaatagatatatgtaaaatTCCTAATAAAGAGTCAGATTCTCTTAGGTTAACTCAATCGATTTTTTTACCACTACCACAGCATTTTTTTAACTTATAAATGGACAATGCCTGTTAATTTATCAAActgttcataaaaaaattattctaatttcttgCAATTACGAGACATTACCACTTTTTTTTCAACTCGACTCCCTGTGCAAGCTTTAATGTAATAAAATCACCAGGTAGGGCAGAATTTTTTGGCATTATTACTATAAATGCATTACGCCTCTATAACAGTTTAATTACGCCAAGCTATATTAGTACTCAAAATAATCACAGAGAATAGTTGCAtagtaaaatttcttatttctttagaaAGTAACAAGTAACTCGTAAAATAATAGTTTAAAGATAAACAAATCTATTAAAGTCATTGGTCAACGCTGATAGTGAGTAACAGTtagtcatttatttttataacaagaaTCCAGCACATTACTATTTACTGTCAAGACCTCTACGTATCCACCTGACACTAGGTGTTACCATTAAAATAGTTGGGTAATATACCAAGATCATGTTTGGTTGCGCAAGTAACTACTTATGTTAACATGTTGAACGGATTAGAGAAAAAATAGGTTCTGAAGCTTCACCAACTCTACTATCTAATTGAGTTAACATTTTGCAATATTCTGAGCTTTACGGAAGAAGAAGCATGGCTATTGTAAATAACTCAGcatcaaaattaatttatttttgaattttttgtaAATAAAGAGGATTAATGAATGGGATTAATGCCTgctttaaatattttgaatttaggCTATTCGACTGGCGCTTAGGCATTGCCATTTCAATATACAGTAGATTGACTTGGCACTAACTGAAATGGAGAATCCATCAAAGTGCTTATTGTATAATGAAGTAAAATAGTGATGTTGTCCAGTACAACAAGCCAGTGGAAAATACCTAGTACTGAAAGTAGATTCCAAGCCTTATTAGGATGTGAATACAAAGaatgattataattatgaaaaatcatataaaaCATACAAGAAGAGCTAATGGGATGACCATTTTTGcggcaaaaatattgaaaatttgtacATGTTAGACGGGACTCTCTGTACTCCTAAATCTTGAAAGAGTTTCTCAATATATCCATTTTCGTGCAATAAAGAGGAGAGAGATCAGATAAAGGAGAGATCAGATAAATCTCATCAAAAAATTAAAATCTACAATCAAGTCTAGAATTTCAAATAAGATTCTTTAAGTGAAGGAAACTAGCAATACAAAACTTGAGTAAAGAACACACTTGGTCCTTGACCTACTAAAAGTCATACTTCGGAGTTTTAATTAAAATTTCATATCCATTATTTGCACAATACACTACACGTAGGTATAgctagattatttttttttggagggggggggggggaattcagacATACCTTGGAAACGTACTTTTTCAAAGAATTCAGTAGTCACCATTTGGAAAAAAGTTGGAGAGATGAAAAGTCTACAAAGAGTTGACCAGAAAAGTCTACAAAGAGTTGACCAGAAGAGTCTGAAAAATAAGACCAAAATTAAGAAATTTCAAACCTACacattttcacacacaaaaaaaataagatTCTAGGAAGAAGAAAGAACATATTGCTGGTATCCCACCAGTCTCTGACAATTTTCTGTTGTAAAAGCTTTTCAAATAAATGTCGACCCTGTAAATCCACTATTATTAGTTtgtacaacaataaaaataacttcCTCCTTCATTATTGCCATGTAGTCGACAAGAAAAGTGCAAGAAAGTTTAACGGAACCCTCTAATTCCATAGACTTTCAAGGTTATCAACAGACTTATGAAATGTTTGTCCAGAAATATTTGTCTACTCGCGTCAATTAGGATTGTCTGTGTTCTGATTGGCGCTGGATAGAGTTTAGAATTCTAGAGCCTCCTGATTCGTTTGGTTATAAAAAGTTTAATTTAATTAAATCCCTATTGCTCATACTAATTTTTTCCAGTGTGTAGAATACACTAAATTATATACtaagctagattttttttttacactttacagATATTGTTGAAATCTAAAATGATTTACATCCTAATATCTCTATGCAACCAAGATAGATGCCACTAGCTCAGAAAATGACCAGATAATACATTATTAATCTTCATGAATTCTAGAACGAAGCTTAGATGAAATTAATAAGATTTGGGAACAAAACTGCAGTATTTGTACACATTTTCAACCATAGATTAGGTAGACATTACTTCCTATAGAAATATGAAGATATAAAGCACAAGTTATCCTTTGGTAATGAAAACAGCTAAGATCACATAGAATTTTTAAAGCCCATAATAGCTATTCATCTTGTAACATACTATTGATACATATCACAGTACAATATGGGGCAATGCCTATATGTTAATGTATCATGTCCTCTCAGAATTTAATATATGCTTACCTTTTATCTTAGCATcacaaaaagaattattattactggccaagctataaaccctggttggaaacgcagaatgctacaagcccacggcatccaacagggaaagaagcctAGTGAGGAGACGTAATAAGGAACTAGAAAATAAACTatttaagtaatgaataaaaaaaatagatattatacatgatcattaacagcgtcaaaataagTTAGTCTTATATAATCCATGgaacgagacaaaaaaaaaaaaaatatggaacagattgacataagtttGAATTTCGGCAGCTGGCAAGATCATGCCAAACACAATctgatcacaactggaataaacTAATATAATACATAGTAGCatttgtgcctcatgatggagaattagCTGTATACTTAGTATTACGTAAAGTCTCGAGGATTTGAATTAcaaggatgatctgaattatgaaatattGAGCAACAAGCTTAAATGAATAATTGAACGACTGTGCTAGATATTAAAATCACGATTAGGACTAAGGTACTTATTAGACCAatttttattcaacaaattaagGTTATAGAGTCACCAGCTGAAAACCCAGACAGTAGAaagatattcaaaacaaggtaTTAGTGAAAGAACTAATATTATTTTAGAATAGACTGGTAGACAAAAACCTATACCCTTGATGAATAATTAAAttctttgtgaaattgaagaagaaagagtGCGTTTCTCGATTTGCATGTTTGTTCAATATAAGTATTGAAGCATTGTACATTTTTATCCTCAAATCCATGTCCTCAGATCCACGCATTTAGTCAAAGCTAAAAGGTGTTGAATCATCCATACTCATAAAGAGTCCAAACCTTTGGTTCATTGCTTGATACTTCAAGAAGTAAACAGTCACCTGCAAATTAATGTTGATCGATATAAAGGTTAAATTAATATGATAAAGTACGTACCAGACTATTATTGTCTACTATTGTCAATCCGTTGAACAGAGATTAGAAAGAAAATTAACTTTTGTAGGTACATCATCTAATTATGATAAAAGCAATTGTAATCACATTGTGAAATATTGAGATATGACGAAATAAAATACCAGGCTGTTATGAATAAGTGCATACGTGCTACTGAAATATTTAAAATACCAGGCTGTTAGGATTAAGTGCATATGTGCTACTGAAATGTGAATCGATTTGATTTGCGAATGAACAGAAATCATGAAGGAGttgaatttatgaatttaggcTAGTGGACTAGGGCTCGAGCACTCCCGTCTCTATACACTAGATCGACTAAGGCTGGAGTTGGAAGTTGGGCCATTGTGTAACTAGAGGGGAACCCCAAAATTTCATATTAAGTAAAATCTGGATGTTGTACAGTAAGACAAGTGGAAAATACCTGGTACTGTAAGCATATATGCTCTATGCTAGGTTGAATTGAATACAAAATTTTTATGATCATGAAAGTTCTTAAACAACAAGCAAAAAGTGCTAATGAAAGGACTTCAGGTACTGATAAATCCTACATGGTATAAAAATTCTGATACTATGATTTCTATAGGGTAACATTTAACTATTCATAGCAAGGCAGTATTTCCAACCaggaagaaaatttaaaatttgtacATGTTAAACGGGACCCacaaaatcttggtcttcctcgGTATATGAAATATTTGTGCAATAATGAATCCGGATAAATACCATATAAGTgaatttataatcaataataaagtATAGAATTTCAAATGTGATGCTGTAACTTGTGACAACTTTTGTCAATCAATGAAAATTCCAAGTAGGGGACATGCTTAGTCCTTGACCTACTAaaaatcataccttgagttttgctAAGTAGTTTCCTACCCCATTATTTGTGCAATTCAGAAATTATAGctatatttctttcaatatactGTATTCAGTTATCAATTAGGAACCTACTTTTTCAAATAATCACATTACCACCCTTTGGAAGCAAGTTGGAAAGATGAAATACAGACTATAGAGAGAGTTTAAACAGTCGAGTCTGAAATGTAAGAAGAAAATAAAGCAATTACTACCATAGAAATTTTAGGTATAAGGAATTAATTTTTAAAGAACAGAATTAATTTCACGTTGTGGATTCTACGGAAAAAAGGGCATATCGTTGGGATCCCACTACCAATCCAACCAATTTCGGACAACTTTGTTGGTCAAATTAATAATTGTGTTTACAGGCTCGCCATGATTTAAAAAGCATCCTAAAAGTAAAAGAATTTAGCTCTCCTTTATCAAGATCTGTCGACATGGAAAGTAGAAGAGTATAATAGAAACTTTTAATAACAAGGGTTTCCAAGGTTTACAACAACAGGTTGTTATGAGATGTCGATCAAGACAACTTTTATTACCCATGTCAATTAAGAATGCTATTATCCCCATGGGATCCGGATACAGCCTAGAATTCTGGAGCCTCGGGATACTTTTAGATATAAAAATCTTAATTCTATTGTATCCTCGTAGTTCATTACTACTAAAATTGTCTAAGGTAACATACACTACTAAAAATACAAAACTACTACGTAACAAGATAAAATTTTAAGACAAGATTCATAAACATAATTGAAACCTGAAATAATTTGCACCTTAATATATTTATGCAACCAAGATGTCATTGTCTCTGAAAATAACCTGAATCTATATTAATTTTCACTAATTTCAGAACATTCAACTTTGTTGAAATTCAAAATTTTCTGTTAACAAAATTTCAGTATGTATACATATTGCCCACTAAAAATTAGACATCCCTCATCTCATCCTATAAAATTATGAAGAGATGAAGAGAAAGTTACACGCTTTGGTAAAGAAAAAGTATGATAAGGAAACTAACGATTTCCAAAGATCGTAATAGCTATTGAATTTATAAAATACTATACTGTGCATGATGGGGTAATTTGGAGTTTATATGCTGTGGAGCTTATAAAAAAATACATCAGAATgaaaagatgcccagaatgtggaggaTTAGCTTTTTAATATCCATATTCAAAGAATagctttatatacaaaatttcaataattatagtACAATCAAACTCTTCCACATACTGTGAAGttttgggaaaggattatagagcaCAGGATAAGGGAAGAGACCGAGATTGGAGAAGAGCAATTTGGATTTATGCCAGGTAGAAGCAATGTTTGCACCAAGGCAGTTGATGGAAAATATAcagaaggccaaaaggaattacatatagaATTTATTGACTAAGAGAAAACTTATGATAATAGTTCcacggcaggagatatggagataTCCGAAACAGAGAGGAACACCAAAGAACTATGTTAGACGGATCAGTAGTATGTATGAAGAAGCAGacacacaaataagaacgagtgtatgaaggagcaggcacacaaataagaatgAGTGTTGGTTTGACCGAGACGTTTGAAGTAGGGGTTGGGGTATATGTAGTAAAGGATATAATTACTGGAAGAGTAAAGGAACAATTACCATGGACTAttctgtttgcagatgatatagttctgtgtgatgaaaccagagaaggattggggggcgggggggggggggggggggtaagctggagagaggaattggagagtagagggctaaagatcagtagaacaaaaacagagtttGTGTGTTACACCCCGTAGAATCAATTGGGTGACATACATTTGCTGGGAGAAATAATAAGAACAACAGAAAAATTAAAGTACACGTGGTCATAGGTTGAGGAAATAACAGACCCGAATGTTCGTAATCAGTAGAATTTAAGCAGGGTGAAATAAGTGGAAAAGAGTGTTAGGAGTATTGTGTGATCAAAGGATAAATATAAAGTTGAAGGAAAAGTTACATAAAACTGTAGTTAGTttcataaaactgtagtgagacctgtcATGACATATGGTGCAAAGACTTGGGCcaccctgaaaagacctttaagaaaATGGATATTGCAGAGATGAGATTGCCAAGATGGATGGCAGAGACCCAGAGACTGGATAGGGTTGAGAATGATTTGCTACGGGAAACAAataaggttacagaggtgtcaaagaaaatccaagaaatgagactccactggtttgagcatgtaatgaggagagaccaggggtatgttgggaggaggttgttggcgATGGATGTGCCAGGTAGGAAGAGGAGGgcgagaccaaagagaaggtggatggagtgcaAAACAGATATGGAGGGGAAGGATCTCGCATTGGAGGACATCGGAGATGAAAGAAATTGGAAACCGCTTTCAAGGAAAGGCGACCCTGCATAGCTAGAGAAgcttattacaaagaaaaaaaaaagaactgtagACAGACATTACAGTACACAATGTGccattacatataaatattaatttgcAATATACTcccaaaaaataattttcaataaaactcaAATATGCTTAACTTTTATcttcatatcataaaaaaaatgttactagccAAGCTGTAACCCTGGTAAGGAAGGCACAAGGCTACAAACTCAATATAATgtacaagggatccaacagggaaagcagtcaGAGTTAAGTGAATAAGGAATTGACGAATAGATTATATttccaattaatgaaaaaattatatgtaCCTGTAGGTTTTAAGATCGGtgacaaagttaaaatagatcagtcgtaTATAATCTATAGAACTAGACTTCTGTcaaactaatttttatttatttttattttttttttgcctcaaattCTGAACATCGGAAGGTCAACCTACTGCACAGCCAGATAAGATTGTGCCACACACAATATAGTCACTGGCTTATGGTGAAGAACTaattgtatgcctagtattacgtacagaaTAGTTAAGTCTTGGAAGATTTTATTTCAAAGGATGATTTGAATCATGAAatattgtgcaacatgcataaataGATAACTGAACGACTGTGCCTGTGATTAAGATTCAGATTAAGAATAATGAATTTAGCAGACTGCAAATTTTAATCCACAAATTAAGGTAagtcaccagctgaagaccagacagtacaAAAATACTCAAAGCAAGGAAGTAGTGAAAAGATTATAGAAATTCTTTAGGATAGACTGACCGACGAAAATCTCAGATTTTATCAATAAtccaattttatgtgcaattgaaaaaACTATGCTTCCCAAATGTACGCTTTCGTTCAACAAAATTCTGGAAGTATTCCCTATTTTTTCCTCAAGTCCACGCCATGTTCCATTTAGCGAATTCGGGTGTTGAACCATTCATACTCTTAAGAATCTAAACCTTTGGTTCTTTGCTTAATACTTGTGACCAGCGGTAGTTTACATGACCTGCAAATTGATGTTGACCGATATAGATATAATACAATAGGATCATGCTAACGTACGTAAGTAACAAACTATGAAATATTCCTTTTGGAATCTTGCGGAACAGAgattaattagaatatatatatatatatatatatatatatatatatatatatatatatatatatatatatatatatatatatatctaacgaaGTTACACAAACTCTACTATTTAACCGATTGAGATCACAATGATCTTTAATTTCGTAAAGCTCTATATTCCACATACCGTTAGCAATAATTGCATGCCTAGTGATGAATTTAATTATTTGATTTGTGAATTAATAAGATTAATGAGTTGATTAAATTTGGGAATTTAAGCTAGTCGACTGGTGCTCGAGCATTGTTATCTTTTTATAT
The window above is part of the Palaemon carinicauda isolate YSFRI2023 chromosome 11, ASM3689809v2, whole genome shotgun sequence genome. Proteins encoded here:
- the LOC137649233 gene encoding uncharacterized protein, giving the protein MDIAEMRLPRWMAETQRLDRVENDLLRETNKVTEVSKKIQEMRLHWFEHVMRRDQGYVGRRLLAMDVPGRKRRARPKRRWMECKTDMEGKDLALEDIGDERNWKPLSRKGDPA